The stretch of DNA TAGAAAAGGACGATAAAGTATTAACGATAGATTGCGGTCCCGATTTTCGACAGCAAATGTTGCGCGCCAATGCCCAACGTTTGGACGGAATTTTATTTACGCACGAGCATACCGACCATGTGTTAGGATTAGATGATATTCGACCTTTGGTTTTCAAATCAGGGAAAGATATGCCGGTATATGGTTTAGCACGTGTGTTGAATGAATTGCACAACCGTTTTAATTATATGTTTCAGGAAGTAAAATATCCTGGAGTACCCACGGTCATAGAAAATGCTGTAGAAAAAGATATCTTCCACATTTTTGGTTTTGAAATCGAGCCCATTAAAATTTATCATGGAACACTGCCTATACTAGGATACATCATCGATCAAAAATTTGCATATTTAACGGATGTAAAGACCATCCCAGAAGAATCATTAGAAAAATTAAAGGGGGTAGAAGTATTAGTGATTAGTGCTTTGCGCCAAGAAGTAGAGCATTTTTCGCATATTTTGTTGACTGAAGCCATTGAATATGCCAAAAAAGTGGGAGCACGTAAAACATATTTCACCCATATTTCTCATTACATGGGTTTCCATGATGAAGTAAATCAGGAACTTCCACTGGGAATGGAGTTGGCTTATGATACTTTAGAAATTATTTTGTAAAAAACGTTTGGTAAAATAAAACTTGCACTTATATTTGTACTCATAACTCCGACGCCTGGATGGCGGAATTGGTAGACGCGCACG from Faecalibacter sp. LW9 encodes:
- a CDS encoding MBL fold metallo-hydrolase encodes the protein MAKSKLKIHFLGTGTSQGIPIIGSDHPVCLSDNPKDKRLRSSILLEKDDKVLTIDCGPDFRQQMLRANAQRLDGILFTHEHTDHVLGLDDIRPLVFKSGKDMPVYGLARVLNELHNRFNYMFQEVKYPGVPTVIENAVEKDIFHIFGFEIEPIKIYHGTLPILGYIIDQKFAYLTDVKTIPEESLEKLKGVEVLVISALRQEVEHFSHILLTEAIEYAKKVGARKTYFTHISHYMGFHDEVNQELPLGMELAYDTLEIIL